From a single Silene latifolia isolate original U9 population chromosome 6, ASM4854445v1, whole genome shotgun sequence genomic region:
- the LOC141588312 gene encoding uncharacterized protein LOC141588312 has protein sequence MHVSDDLLLFSKGDTTSIMILLRTFATFSVATGLQMNSLKSNIYFNGVASRVKSDILQISGFSEGALPFKYLGVPISAGRLTVKNCTCLIEKITERIHGYAAKKLSYAGRLTLVNSVLTTLYTYWTSIFILPKGVLRRIDALCRNYLWDGSTEYVRSPLVSWEKVCVPKEEGGLGIRHSIAWNLASICKLSWWIYTNQDSFWVQWVHHIYMKDIPWSLYQPKTDVSWAWKTICKVKDKFSAGFSPTGLWLPRPSGYTVSSGYQWIRPKSPTVTWDKMVWNSWCIAKHSFISWLLAREALQLKDKLLLLGIIPDDRCFLCGIASETHQHLFIQCCYTRKMVALISQKLHIGLPVTNLFVWLKTKPWARIKKMVTLVWIQALYYSIWHQRNKARLEGVVQQPENVVQQIQCLLKCRFLVWQVCIKRSSDRAWFKTVLF, from the coding sequence atgcacgtatcagatgACCTACTTCTTTTCTCTAAGGGGGATACTACTTCTATTATGATTCTTCTGAGAACTTTTGCAACATTCTCTGTAGCCACTGGTCTTCAGATGAACTCTCTGAAGTCTAACATATATTTTAATGGAGTTGCTTCTAGGGTCAAATCTGATATTTTGCAGATCTCTGGTTTCTCTGAAGGGGCCTTGCCATTTAAGTATTTGGGGGTGCCTATTTCTGCTGGGAGGCTTACTGTTAAGAACTGCACTTGTCTTATTGAGAAGATTACTGAACGTATTCATGGTTATGCTGCCAAAAAATTATCTTATGCTGGTAGATTAACCTTGGTGAACTCTGTGCTTACCACTCTCTATACCTACTGGACTTCTATTTTCATCCTGCCAAAGGGAGTGTTAAGGAGAATTGATGCTCTTTGCAGAAATTATCTTTGGGATGGCTCAACTGAGTATGTTAGATCCCCGCTTGTTAGTTGGGAAAAAGTGTGTGTACCAAAAGAAGAAGGTGGACTTGGTATTAGGCATAGCATTGCCTGGAATCTTGCTTCAATTTGTAAACTCTCCTGGTGGATTTATACTAATCAGGATAGTTTTTGGGTACAGTGGGTACACCACATCTATATGAAAGACATTCCCTGGTCTCTGTATCAACCTAAAACTGATGTTTCTTGGGCCTGGAAAACAATTTGTAAAGTAAAAGACAAATTCTCAGCTGGTTTTTCCCCTACTGGTCTGTGGTTGCCAAGACCTTCTGGTTACACAGTTAGTAGTGGTTACCAGTGGATCAGACCTAAATCTCCTACTGTGACTTGGGATAAAATGGTCTGGAATTCCTGGTGTATAGCAAAGCATTCCTTTATCAGTTGGCTTCTTGCTCGTGAAGCTTTGCAGCTGAAAGATAAGCTTCTTCTCCTTGGAATTATTCCTGATGATCGATGTTTTCTCTGTGGCATAGCATCTGAAACTCATCAGCATCTGTTCATTCAGTGCTGTTATACCAGAAAAATGGTTGCCTTAATCAGTCAGAAACTGCATATTGGCCTGCCTGTTACTAATCTCTTTGTCTGGTTGAAGACTAAACCTTGGGCAAGAATTAAGAAAATGGTTACTCTTGTTTGGATTCAAGCCTTGTACTATTCTATTTGGCATCAGAGGAATAAGGCTAGACTTGAAGGGGTTGTTCAGCAACCTGAAAATGTAGTTCAACAGATTCAGTGCTTGCTTAAATGTCGATTTTTAGTGTGGCAAGTTTGTATTAAAAGGAGTAGTGATAGGGCTTGGTTTAAAACAGTACTTTTCTAG